One part of the Thermococcus radiotolerans genome encodes these proteins:
- a CDS encoding DEAD/DEAH box helicase encodes MYLRRDLIEPRVYQEVIYARCKETNCLVVLPTGLGKTLIAMLIADYRLSKYGGKVLMLAPTKPLAVQHAESFRRLFDLPPERINVLTGELSPKQRAELWVRSTVITATPQTVENDILTGKISLEDVVLLVFDEAHRAVGNYSYVFIAKEYLRTAKHPLVLGLTASPGSDEERIREIVRNLGIERIEIRTESSPDVKPYVQRMSFEWVKVELPGIYKEVRSLLREMLKESLKPLAQFKLVSTYSPDISKREVLQAGSKINQEVARGNYELGRLRMYQAKAVKLQHAIELLETQGLTALRAYLKKLREDKRTKSSRQLMEDPRMRKVIYLLVQAKELGLDHPKMESMLSLVKEQLKKKPNSKIIVFTNYRDTGRKIVEVLRGEGITAERFIGQASRSNDRGMSQKEQKETLERFSRGEFNVLVATSVGEEGLDVPEVDLVIFYEPVPSAIRSIQRRGRTGRHRPGRVVILMAKGTRDEAYYWSSRRKEKGMFEAIRKIARELEKAHPRRAEIREKVPERVEMPSKGKIASLDEFLKPKKKPEKAEKVEKAEKAGPSKEEVYEKLPIKPVFVKKPRGIVVYVDNRELRSGVPKHLKELGAEIEVRTLDVADYVVSEEIGIERKSANDFIQSIIDGRLFDQVERLKRAYEKPVIILEGELYGIRNVHPNAIRGAIAAVTLDWGVPILFSSGTEETAQFIYLMAKREQEERKKEVRLRSEKKALTLAERQRLIVEGLPYVSSTLAKRLLRHFGNVERVFTATEEELQEVEGIGKKKAREIRKVITAPYVEDEDKA; translated from the coding sequence ATGTATCTTCGCCGCGATCTAATCGAGCCCCGCGTTTATCAGGAGGTAATCTACGCCCGCTGCAAGGAAACCAACTGCCTCGTTGTCCTGCCAACGGGGTTAGGAAAGACGCTTATAGCCATGCTCATAGCCGATTACAGGCTCTCGAAGTACGGCGGCAAGGTTCTCATGCTCGCCCCGACGAAGCCTTTAGCAGTCCAGCACGCCGAGAGCTTCAGGCGGCTCTTCGACCTTCCCCCCGAGAGGATCAACGTCCTCACCGGCGAACTCTCCCCCAAACAGAGGGCCGAATTGTGGGTGAGGAGCACGGTAATAACCGCCACGCCCCAGACCGTTGAAAACGACATCCTTACCGGAAAAATCTCTCTGGAGGACGTTGTTCTGCTCGTTTTTGACGAGGCTCACAGGGCGGTGGGAAACTACTCCTACGTCTTCATAGCCAAGGAGTACCTCAGGACTGCCAAGCACCCGCTCGTGCTCGGCCTTACGGCATCCCCCGGAAGCGACGAGGAGAGGATACGGGAGATAGTCAGGAACCTCGGGATAGAGCGCATCGAGATAAGAACCGAGAGCTCCCCTGACGTCAAACCCTACGTTCAGAGGATGAGCTTCGAGTGGGTGAAGGTCGAGCTCCCCGGCATCTACAAGGAGGTGCGCTCCCTTCTGAGGGAGATGCTCAAGGAGAGCCTCAAACCCCTCGCCCAGTTCAAGCTGGTGAGCACGTACTCGCCGGACATCTCAAAGAGGGAGGTTCTCCAGGCGGGTTCAAAGATAAACCAGGAGGTCGCGAGGGGCAACTACGAGCTCGGCCGGCTTAGGATGTACCAGGCCAAGGCGGTAAAGTTGCAGCACGCGATAGAGCTGCTTGAGACGCAGGGGCTAACTGCGCTGAGGGCGTACCTCAAGAAGCTCAGGGAGGACAAGAGGACGAAATCCAGCAGGCAGCTCATGGAAGACCCGCGCATGAGGAAGGTGATATACCTCCTCGTTCAGGCGAAGGAGCTTGGCCTTGACCATCCAAAGATGGAGAGCATGTTGAGTCTGGTTAAGGAGCAGCTGAAGAAAAAGCCGAACTCAAAAATCATAGTCTTCACGAACTACCGCGACACCGGGAGGAAGATCGTCGAGGTTCTCCGCGGTGAGGGAATAACGGCCGAGCGCTTCATCGGGCAGGCGAGCAGGAGCAACGACAGGGGGATGAGCCAGAAAGAGCAGAAGGAGACCCTTGAGAGGTTCTCGCGCGGCGAGTTCAACGTTTTGGTGGCCACGAGCGTCGGTGAGGAAGGCCTCGACGTGCCCGAAGTTGATCTCGTCATCTTCTACGAGCCAGTGCCCTCGGCCATAAGGAGCATCCAGAGGCGCGGAAGAACCGGGAGGCACAGACCGGGAAGGGTCGTTATACTGATGGCCAAGGGGACGCGTGATGAAGCCTACTACTGGAGCTCCCGGAGGAAGGAAAAGGGCATGTTCGAGGCTATAAGGAAGATAGCGCGTGAACTTGAAAAAGCTCATCCACGCCGGGCTGAAATAAGGGAAAAGGTTCCGGAGCGTGTTGAGATGCCCTCAAAGGGAAAAATAGCTTCCCTCGATGAGTTCCTGAAGCCAAAGAAAAAGCCCGAAAAGGCTGAGAAGGTGGAGAAGGCCGAGAAAGCCGGGCCTTCCAAGGAGGAGGTCTATGAAAAGCTCCCGATAAAGCCTGTCTTTGTGAAGAAGCCCAGGGGGATAGTCGTTTACGTTGACAACCGCGAGCTTAGGAGCGGCGTTCCAAAGCACCTGAAGGAGCTCGGAGCGGAGATAGAGGTCAGAACCCTCGACGTTGCCGACTACGTTGTGAGCGAGGAGATTGGGATAGAGAGGAAGAGCGCCAACGACTTCATACAGTCCATCATCGACGGCAGGCTCTTCGACCAGGTTGAGAGGCTGAAGAGGGCCTACGAGAAGCCGGTGATAATCCTAGAGGGCGAACTCTATGGCATACGGAACGTTCATCCCAACGCCATCAGGGGCGCCATAGCCGCCGTAACACTCGACTGGGGGGTTCCGATACTGTTCTCCTCCGGAACCGAGGAGACGGCACAGTTCATCTACCTCATGGCCAAGCGCGAGCAGGAGGAGAGGAAGAAGGAGGTTCGCCTCAGGAGCGAGAAGAAGGCCTTAACCCTCGCCGAGAGGCAGAGGCTCATCGTTGAGGGCCTCCCCTACGTCTCGTCCACACTTGCGAAGAGGCTCCTCAGGCACTTCGGAAACGTTGAGCGCGTTTTCACCGCTACGGAGGAGGAGCTCCAGGAAGTCGAGGGAATAGGCAAAAAGAAGGCGAGGGAGATAAGGAAGGTGATAACCGCCCCCTACGTTGAGGACGAGGACAAAGCTTAA
- a CDS encoding M55 family metallopeptidase: MRAFISLDLEGLPYIVSREHLFVKGALYGEARRIATEIAKVTAETLHENGFDEIIIADSHGPMVNILPEDTPDYVELVRGFPRPLSMVAFAKGSDAALFLGYHAKAGTDRATFDHTYSGASIDRLEINGVEVSEFLLNTYLLGSWGIPVILVGGDRRLIETDVKAFTPWVVGVPFKESPSRYAAKSPGMRRIKTMLREGVREAVERLKRGEAKALVMKEPVHVRVRFLRSDMADTAELLPFVKRIDGKTVEFETKTVEEAYKVFELLTLAAAGVNAIVTR, translated from the coding sequence ATGCGTGCCTTCATATCCCTCGACCTTGAGGGCCTGCCCTATATCGTCAGCAGGGAGCATCTCTTCGTGAAGGGTGCCCTGTACGGCGAGGCTAGAAGGATAGCAACCGAGATAGCAAAGGTCACGGCCGAGACGCTTCATGAAAACGGTTTTGATGAGATCATCATAGCCGACAGCCACGGGCCGATGGTCAACATCCTGCCCGAGGACACGCCCGATTATGTGGAACTAGTTAGGGGCTTTCCGAGGCCGCTCAGCATGGTGGCCTTCGCAAAGGGGAGCGATGCCGCGCTTTTCCTCGGGTACCATGCCAAGGCTGGAACCGATAGAGCGACCTTCGACCACACCTACAGCGGGGCGAGTATAGACCGGCTTGAAATAAACGGCGTTGAGGTGAGCGAGTTCCTGCTCAACACATACCTTCTAGGGAGCTGGGGAATTCCGGTAATTCTGGTCGGCGGGGACAGGAGGCTGATAGAGACCGACGTTAAGGCCTTCACCCCCTGGGTCGTCGGCGTCCCCTTCAAGGAGTCCCCCTCGCGCTACGCCGCCAAGAGTCCCGGAATGCGCAGGATAAAGACCATGCTGAGGGAAGGCGTTAGAGAGGCCGTCGAGAGGCTGAAGAGGGGAGAAGCGAAGGCGCTCGTGATGAAGGAGCCCGTTCACGTTAGGGTTCGCTTCCTCAGAAGCGACATGGCGGACACGGCTGAACTGCTGCCCTTCGTGAAGCGCATAGATGGAAAGACGGTCGAGTTCGAGACCAAAACGGTGGAGGAAGCCTACAAGGTCTTCGAGCTGCTTACCCTAGCGGCGGCCGGGGTGAACGCCATCGTCACAAGGTAA
- a CDS encoding geranylgeranylglyceryl/heptaprenylglyceryl phosphate synthase — translation MKLELGRVESYIHEKLKREKLHFVLIDPDDVTPDIAGEIARMSEEVGADAVMIGGSTGAEGDVLNGVVRAIKENSSLPTILFPGSHGGISRHADAIFFMSLLNSTNPFFITGSQALGAFTVKRYGIEPIPMAYLIIEPGETVGWIGDAKPIPRHKPKIAAAYALAGQYLGMRLVYLEAGSGAREPVPPEMISLVRRVIEVPLIVGGGIRTGEQARMAVEAGADIIVTGTAIEKADSLEKAREKLEELNKGIKG, via the coding sequence ATGAAGCTCGAACTGGGGAGAGTTGAGTCCTACATTCATGAAAAGCTCAAGAGAGAGAAGCTCCACTTCGTTCTCATCGATCCCGACGACGTTACCCCAGATATCGCCGGAGAGATAGCGAGGATGAGTGAAGAAGTCGGCGCTGATGCGGTGATGATAGGCGGCTCCACCGGGGCCGAGGGGGACGTTCTGAATGGTGTCGTGAGGGCAATAAAGGAGAACTCGAGCCTTCCAACGATACTATTTCCCGGTTCCCACGGGGGGATAAGCAGGCACGCCGACGCGATATTCTTCATGAGCCTGCTCAACTCGACCAACCCGTTTTTCATAACCGGTTCCCAGGCCCTTGGCGCCTTCACTGTCAAACGCTACGGAATAGAACCTATTCCGATGGCCTACCTCATCATCGAGCCCGGGGAAACCGTCGGCTGGATTGGCGACGCCAAGCCAATCCCTAGGCACAAGCCGAAGATTGCGGCGGCCTACGCCCTGGCTGGACAGTACCTGGGAATGCGCCTCGTCTATCTCGAAGCAGGAAGCGGGGCGAGGGAGCCCGTTCCGCCGGAGATGATCTCCCTCGTCCGGAGGGTTATAGAGGTACCGCTCATCGTCGGAGGTGGCATAAGAACCGGGGAACAGGCAAGAATGGCCGTCGAGGCCGGGGCCGACATCATCGTCACAGGAACGGCGATAGAGAAGGCGGATTCGCTTGAGAAGGCCAGAGAAAAGCTGGAAGAACTCAATAAGGGGATAAAGGGTTAG
- a CDS encoding GIY-YIG nuclease family protein: MKGAYFLVIHLPKESEITTKGRRFPLKGGYYVYVGSAMNSLEKRVARHFRRHKKLHWHIDFLLKDAELLRAYMIPSEERLEEKLSVEVSRHGEPVEGFGAGDVRVETNLYRFDEEPDALLIRILEGLGLKWKRVKSEREAIEFGEENEARTGES, translated from the coding sequence ATGAAGGGCGCGTACTTCCTGGTTATCCATCTGCCCAAGGAGAGCGAAATAACCACGAAGGGACGCAGGTTCCCCTTAAAGGGCGGATACTACGTCTACGTCGGCTCCGCCATGAACTCCCTCGAGAAAAGGGTCGCCAGGCACTTCAGGAGGCACAAAAAGCTTCACTGGCACATAGACTTCCTCCTGAAGGATGCGGAGCTCCTGAGGGCGTACATGATTCCGAGCGAGGAGAGGCTTGAGGAGAAGCTCTCAGTGGAGGTCTCCAGGCATGGGGAGCCGGTGGAGGGTTTCGGAGCTGGTGACGTTAGGGTGGAGACGAACCTCTACAGATTCGACGAAGAACCGGACGCCCTCCTTATCAGAATCCTCGAAGGACTGGGTCTGAAATGGAAAAGGGTTAAAAGCGAGAGGGAAGCTATAGAATTCGGTGAGGAAAATGAAGCTCGAACTGGGGAGAGTTGA
- a CDS encoding DUF2095 family protein, with product MDEKKKKRPVDEFAWQEYDKEEFEERFPALAKELEEEGVPIDAYRTDEKKAIDEEARDFSGYNPTVIDFLRRCETDDEALEIINWMEERGEITHEMAKELRITLVQKGVRAFGSKKEWGWYERHRKRE from the coding sequence ATGGACGAAAAGAAAAAGAAGCGCCCCGTTGACGAGTTTGCCTGGCAGGAGTATGACAAAGAGGAGTTTGAGGAGCGTTTCCCTGCCCTAGCGAAGGAACTCGAGGAGGAAGGGGTTCCGATAGACGCTTACAGAACCGACGAGAAGAAGGCCATCGACGAGGAGGCGAGGGATTTCTCCGGCTACAATCCAACCGTCATAGACTTTCTCAGGAGATGCGAGACCGATGACGAGGCGCTTGAGATAATCAACTGGATGGAGGAGCGTGGGGAGATAACCCACGAGATGGCCAAGGAGCTGCGCATAACCCTAGTCCAGAAGGGTGTGAGGGCTTTCGGCTCCAAAAAAGAGTGGGGATGGTACGAGAGACACAGAAAGAGGGAATAA
- a CDS encoding AMP phosphorylase: MKAKIRILDMYSGRYSVFINEKEAKKAKLHPDDLVKIEAGKKTVYGSVVVSNLVKEGEIGISRDILGLHSFSEGEVVTVIPSGTPESVRYIKKKMHGGKLRKVEIEAIIKDIVDRKLRDIEISSFVTSLEINGLDMDEIAALTIAMAETGDMLDIDRKPIMDVHSIGGVPGNKTNILVVPIVAAAGLTIPKTSSRAITSAAGTADVVEVFADVSFSLDEIKRIVEKIGACMVWGGALNLAPADDITIKSERALSIDPTGLMLASIMSKKYAMGSQYVLIDIPTGKGVKVETVDQARALSRDFIELGRRLGQYVEVAITYGGQPIGHTVGPALEAREALSALMTGKGPGSLIEKATGLAGILLEMGGVAPTGMGKKMAREILESGKAYEKMREIIEEQGGNPDIKPEEIPIGDKTYTFTAPISGYITGIDNKAITGIARAAGAPEDKGAGIELYVKVGEKVKEGDPLFTIRAESEARLDQAIVLARRTEPIRIEGMVLQRIGNI, from the coding sequence ATGAAGGCCAAGATTAGGATACTCGACATGTACAGCGGGAGGTATTCGGTCTTCATCAACGAGAAGGAAGCCAAGAAGGCCAAACTCCACCCGGATGACCTCGTGAAGATCGAGGCCGGAAAGAAAACCGTCTACGGAAGCGTTGTCGTGAGCAACCTCGTGAAGGAGGGAGAGATTGGGATAAGCAGGGACATACTCGGGCTCCACAGCTTCTCCGAGGGTGAGGTCGTCACCGTTATACCAAGCGGCACCCCCGAGAGCGTCCGCTACATAAAGAAGAAGATGCACGGAGGGAAGCTCAGGAAGGTCGAGATAGAGGCGATAATCAAAGACATCGTGGACAGGAAGCTCCGCGACATCGAGATAAGCTCCTTCGTCACCTCACTTGAGATAAACGGCCTCGACATGGACGAGATTGCCGCGCTGACGATAGCGATGGCCGAGACCGGAGACATGCTTGATATAGACAGAAAGCCGATCATGGACGTCCACAGCATCGGAGGCGTCCCCGGAAACAAGACCAACATACTCGTCGTGCCCATCGTCGCCGCCGCCGGTTTGACGATACCCAAGACCAGCTCGAGGGCAATCACAAGCGCCGCAGGCACCGCCGACGTGGTCGAGGTTTTCGCTGACGTAAGCTTCTCCCTCGACGAGATAAAGCGCATCGTGGAGAAGATAGGCGCCTGTATGGTCTGGGGCGGCGCTCTGAACCTCGCCCCGGCCGACGACATCACGATAAAGTCCGAACGCGCGCTGAGCATCGACCCGACCGGCCTCATGCTCGCCAGCATAATGTCAAAGAAGTACGCGATGGGAAGCCAGTACGTCCTCATCGACATCCCAACGGGCAAGGGCGTCAAGGTGGAGACGGTCGATCAGGCCAGGGCCCTCTCCAGGGACTTCATAGAGCTGGGCAGAAGGCTCGGCCAGTACGTGGAGGTGGCCATAACCTACGGCGGTCAGCCGATAGGTCACACCGTCGGTCCGGCGCTTGAGGCCAGGGAGGCCCTATCGGCGCTCATGACGGGGAAGGGCCCCGGAAGCCTGATAGAGAAGGCCACTGGGCTGGCGGGCATTCTCCTTGAGATGGGAGGAGTGGCGCCGACAGGGATGGGCAAGAAGATGGCGAGGGAAATCCTGGAGAGCGGAAAGGCCTACGAGAAGATGAGGGAAATTATAGAGGAGCAGGGCGGAAACCCCGACATCAAGCCGGAGGAGATACCGATAGGCGATAAGACCTACACCTTCACGGCCCCCATCAGCGGCTACATAACCGGGATAGACAACAAGGCAATAACGGGGATAGCGAGGGCCGCCGGTGCCCCGGAGGACAAGGGAGCCGGGATAGAACTCTACGTCAAGGTCGGAGAAAAGGTCAAGGAAGGCGATCCTCTATTCACGATACGCGCCGAGAGCGAAGCAAGGCTCGACCAGGCGATAGTCCTCGCCAGGAGAACGGAGCCGATAAGGATAGAGGGAATGGTCCTGCAGAGGATAGGGAACATCTGA
- the minD gene encoding cell division ATPase MinD — translation MEGRSIVFASGKGGTGKTTTVANLGVALAQFGKEVILLDADITMANLSLVLGMEDIPITLHDVLAGEADLRDAIYEGPAGVKVIPGGLSLEKIKKAKPERLRQLIREIGQMADFVLIDAPAGLEMTSVTALLIGKELIIVTNPEISAITDSLKTKLIAEKLGTLPLGAILNRVTNEKTELTQEEIEAILEVPVLAMIPEDPEVKRASAYGVPLVIKNPTSPAAIAIKQLAAKLAGIKWQAPEPESPIKRVFKALFGGKR, via the coding sequence TTGGAAGGTCGTTCAATTGTTTTTGCATCGGGAAAGGGTGGAACGGGTAAAACAACGACTGTTGCCAATCTGGGTGTTGCCCTTGCCCAGTTTGGAAAGGAGGTCATCCTGCTGGATGCTGATATAACCATGGCAAATCTCAGCCTTGTTCTTGGTATGGAGGACATTCCAATAACGCTCCACGATGTTCTGGCAGGAGAGGCCGATCTCAGGGATGCAATCTACGAGGGCCCGGCCGGGGTTAAGGTCATCCCCGGTGGATTGAGCCTCGAGAAGATAAAGAAGGCCAAACCCGAGAGGCTCAGGCAGCTGATCAGAGAAATCGGCCAGATGGCGGATTTTGTCCTTATCGATGCCCCAGCGGGCCTTGAGATGACGTCCGTTACCGCGCTCCTCATTGGAAAGGAGCTTATAATCGTTACAAACCCTGAAATCTCCGCCATCACCGATTCGCTCAAAACAAAGCTGATCGCCGAGAAACTCGGAACCCTTCCGCTCGGTGCGATACTCAACAGGGTCACCAACGAGAAGACCGAACTGACCCAGGAGGAGATAGAGGCCATCCTTGAGGTACCGGTCCTCGCTATGATACCCGAGGACCCGGAGGTCAAGCGTGCCTCCGCCTACGGTGTGCCACTCGTCATCAAGAACCCGACCAGTCCGGCGGCCATAGCCATCAAGCAGCTCGCGGCCAAGCTCGCGGGAATCAAGTGGCAGGCACCTGAGCCAGAGAGTCCGATAAAGAGGGTGTTCAAAGCACTGTTTGGAGGGAAGAGGTAA